The DNA segment CTATTATCTCATCAGGTTCAGAACGAGTTCTATAATCAACATTCACATAATTCCATTTGACTAGGCCGTCAGAACCCAATATAAAAGTCGCCGGAATTGGTAAAACAGTGCTGTTTCCGTTATTTATTTTTGTTAAATCAAGGTTGCGGTCTATTCGCATATGTTCCAATAAAAATTCTGGAACTGTCCAGGCAACTCCATATTGCGTAGCTACTTTAGCGTCTTGGTCAGACAACACAATAAATTCCATTTCATCCATTTCCTTTTTTGTCATCGATGCATCAGGTACTTCAGGACTTATGGCAACCAACGTGGCTCCTAGCTGATGAATATCTTTTAATTTATCTTGCAAAGCACGTAACTGTAAATTGCAATACGGACACCAACTGCCACGATAGAATGTAATAACTACCGGACCTACACTTAATAATTTGAATAATTCTATTGGTTTCCCTAATGGATTGGGTAATTCAAAATTTGGTGCTTTATCACCTATTTTAATAGCATTTTTTCCTTTTTGAAAAACTTTTGCTTCTTTGATGACTTCATCAACGCCTTTCATAAATTCGGGATTTTTTTTTCTTCCAAAGGCAATTTTAGCATCAGTTAGATCTCTTAGTCTTTTCATTATTCTTCTAATTATATGTGATTTTAATATATGTTATTAGTTGCTTAACCTTTGCAAGAAAACACCAACCACTGCGTTATTCTCATGTTCCCTACACCCCTCTGTCCGTGTGTTTGGGCAGAATGGGCTTGAAGACACTTGTCGCAAATTTGATTTATTGCTGACTAGCAGTGTTTTTAATTGTAACTACTTTTTTTAATTAAATATGCTCTATAGATTAAAAAAATAAACCACACCAGCTCACACTCTAAACTCTACACCTTTTAAATCAACAGTTTAACAACTCATCAAAAAGTCTAAAACAATAGATCACTACCTAAGCAGGATTATCCAACCAACCCCAATGATGTATCAGAGCTTCGTCATGAGCATTGAAATGGCCATAAAAAAAGGCTTTTCTGAGACGAGGCTATTCAACAGTAATTATGATTTAAACTTGGCTGATCTTTTACCGCATATTTACGGTTCAACCTAGAGAAATCGCTAGGTCGTGCCGAACACTCATATACTCTAATAAATATACTGTAGCCAGTTATTTAATTCCAAATTTCATTCGATTCTGTTAAAATCACAGGATATTTATCAGTTACAAGTATTGTTTGTTCGTGTTGGGTTACATATCCACCTTTATTTCCGACTAAAGTCCAACCGTCATTCAATTCTACAGCAACAGTTGAATTTGTTGAAATAAAAGTTTCTATTGCAACTGTTGTGTTCTTTTTGAATCTTTCTTTGTTACTTTTAACTCTGTAATTTAAAATATTTTCAGGCTCTTCGTGTAAACTCCTACCAACTCCATGACCAGCCAGATTTTTAATAACTTTAAACCCTGACTTTTTTGCTTCAGTTTCTATTAAATATCCTATTTCGGAAATTTTCACTCCACCTTTGATATTGTCTATAGCTTTACGTAAAATATTTTTAGAAGCATCTACAAGAGGTTGGTGATTATGAATGTCCTTTCCAAGAACAAAAGAGCCACCATTGTCAGACCAAAATCCGTTAAGTTCGGCAGAAACATCAATATTAATTAAATCTCCTTCTTTCAATATTTTTTTATTTGATGGTATTCCGTGTGCCGCTTCTTTGTTTATACTTATACAAGAATAACCAGGAAATCCATAAGTCTCATAAGGTGCAGATTTAGCTCCATAACTCTCTAAAATTTCACCTCCATATTCATCAAGTTCTTTAGTTGACATTCCAACTTTAGCATATTCTCGCATTAATTTTAGTGTAGTTCCAACCACTTCACTAATTTTCTTCATTCCGATTAATTCAGATTCTTTTGTTATTGACATTTCGTTTTTTTTGATTGGCTAGTAGAGTAGAGCCTGATAGCTTACCCTTTTACGGTGAGTAAAAGTAACAATAATAAGTAAACTACCAGCGTCCCCTTCATCAAACCGTACATGAAGTTTTATTCGCCGTAGACAAATATCATAAATGCTCATGATTTCCAATTCCCTCATACGGCTTACCGATAGAGTTCTTCATTTGCTTTTCCGAATAGTTTATTAAAAAATCCCATGTCTGATGTTTTAAATATTATTAAAATCAATACTAATCCTGCAAATATTAGTAAGATTATTGTCTGCTTTTCATTGTCGGAACCTCTGTTTGTTAGGTCAATGAATAAAATTGGTACAACTAATCAAAAAGTAAGTCCCACAAGCACACTTGCAACAGATGGAAACTGGAAATTTATTTATTTCCTATTATATAAATCATCCACTTTCTGCAAATCTGTCGAACTACTTATTACATAGAAATATTTTAGTTGCCATTTTTGAGTCCGCTCAGCTTGCTTATTCTTCACATTATCCCATTTCGGATAAACCCGAAACCCTCGTTTGCCTTCTTTCTTTTCTGTTGATATAATTCCTTGTTTAATCAGTACAGATTTGGGAAAGACAAATTGTCCAAATTCATTTTCATTCCGCACATTCACAGTATAGAAGTCAATCCGGTCATTTTCGTTAAATGGCTCAATCAGTCCGTTTCCATTTCGTTTCCAAAATGTCACAAATTGTCCGATTTTTTTGGGAGTTATTTTTGCATTTCTACTCCTAATATTTAGTCCGTTCAGTTGAAATTGACAAGCATTGTATTCTTTACTTTCAGGTTCAGCTTTGAAATCCGAAATATTAAGAGAACATTTGTCGTAAATTTCCATTTTAATTTGATTCAGATTTCTGTCCATTTTTTCTTTAAATTCGCTTTTCCCAATTTCCATTACTGCTTTTCACGCATTACATACAATCGAGCTAGAATAGCAGATTACTCCACCTATCCCCTCGCAAATTTGAGCGCAGAGGCTACCGTACGCGGTTTAACTGCATGACAAAAGGCTTTGAACGCTCAAAAACCAGGTAATAATCTCATTGCCAAACCATCTACGCTAGTCCATTCATATTTCGTTTCTTTTATTATCATGATTACAATTAAATTTTCAATGGCCATATGGGTTCTGCCCAAATGAATCATTTTCCTATGCATGAATCTGTTCCCCTGATTTGTTTCATATTGTGACAAACAAGTACATTTTCTTTGTCACCGTGCCAATTATGAAGTCCATTTCCTTGACACTTATTATAATCCTTACAATTTTTACACTGTCCAGCCTTTGTCCAATTTCTATTTCGAAATTTATGGAATTTATTTTCCCAAACTTCCGAAAAGTTGTCTTTATAGATATTTCCTTGTGTAAATGATCTGTCAATATTTGGACAAGCTGATATAGATCCATCTATTAATACAGAACCAATATTTATACCAGCTCTACAAAAGAAGGGTGTATCTCTTACGCTATTTTCATATTTACCAACATAGCCTTCACAACTAAATTTTACATCAAGCGCATTTTCTCTACGAGCTGATTTTATAAATTCCATTAATTGCACAAATTCATTATTACTTAAATGTAATTCTTGATTGTGAACAGCTCTACCAATTGGAATTATCGTAAATAATCGCCAAGATTTTACTCCTTTCGAAATGAGAAATTTCATTAATTCGGGCAATTCATTCAAATTTCGTTTATGAACACACGTAACAATGTCAAAATTAAGACGAGTAGCGCTTTGAGCTAAATCAATAGCATTTGATACTCTCTCAAAACTTTTATGATTATTTCGTAGCCAATTATGAGTATTGTTAAGACCATCTAAACTCATTGTTAAAGCACCCATACCTGCATTTAATAACGAAACGTGTCGTTCTTTGGTATAAAGATATCCATTGGAAACAATAGACCACCGAAAACCTTTTTTACGAATTGCCATTCCACATTCCTCTAAATCTTTACGAACAAGAGGTTCTCCGCCTGTTATTACTACTAAAAGTTTTGATGCTGGTTTATCTATAGTATCCAGTGCTGATAATAAATCGGTTAAAGGCATATCCTGAAACTGACTGTTTTTAGAACAATCACTACCACAATGCAAGCAGTTAAGATTACATCGCGTAGTGCATTCCCAAAAAAGATAGTTCAGTTCGTGCAAAGAAGTTTCTACTTTTTTATACACGCTGAATGTGAGATTTTTAAGCGCATTAAACATTATTCTTCATTTAAACTAATATTCAATACCATCTCTTCTTCCCTTGCATTTAAAATGGTGTCCTTTGGCAAATAACTTCCATTCTCTAATGAGTCAATGTCCTTGAAGCTAACAGTTAGACTATCTAAAAATGGAACGTAGAAAGAATAAAATCCGCTATCATCAGTTACAGTATATTGGTATTCTTCGTTTACTGAAACTTGAATCCCTTTTATTGGCAAACCTGTTTTAGCTGATTTCACCTTTCCCTCTAAACGAACATCAAGTCCATAGTCTTGAGGCGTCCCGTAACAAGCCTGAAACACAAACATAACTGAAGTAAAACTCAATGCTCCCAAAATTTTTCTAATAATTTTTTTATTCATTTGTTTAAGCTTTAATAAAAAAAAATTTACCAACTGTTAAAACAGAGCTTTTAACTACTATTTTTTGTTGGTTGCTCGTAGTTCAGCAAATCTCCCAATTCACATTCAATCCAATCTTCTTTCATTACGCCATTCATACCTTGTTCAATTCATTATAATTTTGTCCCTATCATTTTCAAATGAGACGCAAAATTTTGCGTCTGCGCATTTTTTATGTGTGAAATTTATCTTCATTCCATTTTTTGGGATTGTTTTTAATATAGTTTTTTATTCGTTGGTACGATATATCATCACGGATGATATGGTCGTAATAACGGGGTTGCCATCCCCAATTGTAATCAATCATTTTTGCCAATTTGGTTACCCCTATTTTATATCCACGAATTATAGATGCCAAATTTTGTGATTGTGGCCCAAATTTATTTTTTGGGGATGATGGGGATGATAATCGTGATGGGGACGGCGGTTGGGGGGACGGCGGTTGGGGGGACGGCGTAGAGACGCAAAATTTTGCGTCTCTACCGTCGTCATCACGTCCTGTTACATTTCCCCGTTCATCATTGGTTTTGGCAATTTCAATTATTCCGTGAATATGATTGGGCATAACCACAAATTCATCCAATTTTACAAATGGAAAATGTTCCGGTATTTCAAACCAATATTTTTGTGCCAATTCCCCAATTTTGGATGTAATCATTTTTCCGTCACGAATTTTTCCGAAAAAACATTCTCTGTTTGCGGTGCAAATAGTTACAAAATAAAGGGCATTCCAACCATAATCCCAATTTTGTAATCTGGTTGATGGTATTCTATATTTATTTTGGTATAAATCCATTATGCTACTAACACCTCATTAACTTCAATATCTAAAACTTCAAATACTAAGTTACAAATTTTTCTTCTTAGTGTAGTTTCATTATTTTCTATTCGCTGAATTGTTCTCAAATTAACTTTTGCTTGTTCCGCTACATCATCCTGAAAAAAAATTTTTTTTATCTTCTTTCTTTTATTCTTTTTCCAATTTCCTTCTTAAAACTTAATTTTTGAGGTAGAAATATTTATCAAGTCCTCAATTTATAGCGATTTTTATACGGCATTTACTGATTTACATGCATTCTGTTCAAAATCGGTGCGTAGAGTAAAGTCTGATGGCTTACTCAATAACATCAACCATAAAAGTAACAATAATAAGTAAACTAACAGCACCCCTTTCATCAAAGGGCACATGAAGTTTTATTCGCCGTAGTTAAATACCTTTGTGTGCTTATGATTTTCAATTCGAAAGGGCTTTCAAACGTGCACACTTTACTAAGCCTAACAGTCTTTTACTTTAAAAAAATTACTGTACGTTATAGGTACTATTCGACAAAAAGCATGTAGGTGATATTCGATAAATATCCAAAATCGTGAAATCATGCAAATAGACTATTGATGGCGCTTCATTTATATTTACTACTGACACACAATGCATTGAAAGGTAATCTTAACATACATATATTAACTACGTAGAAATTAATCGAACTCCTTCATTTTAATCTTTTACTTTAACATAGCTGGTTATCATGGAGATGCTGCAGGAAATGCCATGAAATATGGTTTTATTTTTTCACTTAAATTAGTAGCCTTTATTGCGGCTAGCATATTTACCATAATAAACATCGCGAAATTAAGTAAAGTTACTAACTTATGTTTTAAGCTACTTTCTTTTTTCCTATTGTTCTGGCTATCCCCGCAGTCTTTTTACTGATAGTTGTGTATTTAAATGAGAATCACTCATTGAATGAAAATTATCGAAAGCCTTGTCTTTGAAGCTTTCTTATCAAAGACTGAAAAACAGTCCTTTTCTTGCACCTAACTACATAGGTTCGCTACTATTGGCCCCCTTCCCTAGATGGATCACGGTAATCTCTGGCGGCATACCAATACGTGCCGGCATACCCAAAAAGCCCAAACCCCGATTCACATATAAATATTGCTTTTTATGCTGATAAAGGCCGTCCCACCGCTTAAATTTATATTTGGCAGGACTCCATTTGAATCCCTTCCAATCGATACCAAACTGCATTCCATGCGTATGTCCGGCCAACATCAAATCAAAATCTGTTTGATCGATCACCTCCGCATCCCAGTGGTCCGGATCATGTGACAACAATACTTTAAAAGGGTAATTTTCAGTTCCTTTCATCGCCTTTTTCAAATCACCATAGCGTGGAAAGGGATCATGTCCCCAATTTTCCACTCCTGTAACAACGATCTCCTCCCCTTCAATATTCAGCGCAAGCGATTGGTCTCTTAATAACCTAAATCCAAATTTTTCATGAGCACTGATAATACCTTCAAAATTCTTTTCCTTCTCTTTTGGATTGTCCCAATCACTATAATCTCCATAATCGTGATTACCCAAAATTGAAAACTTACCGTATTTAGCTTTCAATTGACCAAACACCTTTTCCCACCCCAATGTTTCTTCATAGAAGTTATTCACCAAATCACCCGTAAAAAAAATAACATCGGCTCGTTCGTTATTAATAAGGTCCACAATACCTTCCAACTTATGGTAATTACTAGCAAAAGATCCTAGATGAATATCTGATATCTGAATAACCTTAAATCCATCAAAGGCAGATGGAAGATTGGGAAAATTTAAATGTTGATGACGCGTAAAAAAATTAAAACGTCCTTTATGCATACCAAATAACAACGAAACAAAGGGCGCCGTCGCAAATATAATTCCTAGCTGGCTTAAAAATTTATTTCTGCTTATTTTAGGATATCTGATGGTTGTTTGTTCTTTGGAATATCTTTTATTCTTGACCGTTTGAATGATCCTTGAAGACAATAAAAACACGAAATAATAAAATAAGAAGAATACTTTGGGCACATAAATCATTGCAAACACAATATTTACCACCATAAACCACAAATAAAATTGTGATACATCAGCCGAACGTATTTGAAGAGAAAAAAATAAATAAATGAACATTTCCAATACAGGAACTGCGCCGAGCAACACAACACCTAACCACCAATACAGCTTACCACTATACTCCTCTCGCTCCCTTTTCCACACCCAGAAACCCAATAAGTCAACTATTGCAATAAAAACTGCAAGCCCCCAAAAAACCGATATCGTTATCTTCATACCAACATTAACCAATTACCCCCTCATCTCCTATCAAAAACTTCTTATTCAACGAAGGTTCTTAATAATACGGAATAATCATTAAATTGTTTATTAACAAAGGTTAAAGTGTAGTATTTAATGCTGCAATATATACTAATATAGAAAGACTACTTCGGGTGTTTCGCAAAAGGCGCTGGCTTTACCTCTGCAAAATTAGTTTGCTCCCTTTCGTAGATACATATATGATGACGGCTAATCAAATTATTTCTCTCATTCTCCGACAAACTTTTCCATAGCTCAAACCTCTCCTTCAGATCAAGCTTCCTTATCTCACTAAATGCACAGTCACATGTCTGTTCTTTTAGTGGACAATCAAACAACAACCCCGTATAATCCATTACCTTGTGATTTATACCATTCATCCCTATTGACAAAAAGAAGGTTACTCAGCAAAAACCAACCCTAACCCCCTGTGTATTAACTTTTGCTAAATTATAAGGAATAATTCAATCATCCAAGACGCTTAGTCTAAGAATTTACTATATTAACCACCCTTTAAACATCGTTTCTCATAAACAGCCAAAAGCAGTATACATTTAAAGCTCCCTCTTCCAACCTTCTCCCCCACTCTTGATTGAAAATTACTGGCAAATAAAATACCTTTATTACAAGTTCTTTTGTCTGGTTAATTTTAAACGGAGTTTTACTCTAATTATTTAATTCTACTTTAACAGATTAAAATGATCACTGAAAAAACGATAATTTAGTATTGTTTTTCTTTCGTAATAAACAGTAAATTAGTATATTGCAATTGAAACAAAGAACAAAACTCAAGTTTGCAATGGGTAACGGGCGAAAAACTTAAAAAAATATACGAATAATGGTAAAACACTGCTAGCGGTCAACAACCGACTTGAAGTGTATTTATCTGAATTTCAGCACCATTTTAAAAATAGAACAAAATCCAACTTCGACAAAGCTACTCAATACGTCGAAGGTCTAGCTTTAAGCGATTTGAAAAACATCGAACGCATCACTGAGACATTAAACGCAGACTACCATAAGATGCAGCATTTTATCACCGAATCCAATTGGGATGCAAGAGCTGTCATCGACCAAATAGCAAATCAGGTAGACCAATCACTCCCAAACCAAAAATTAAAAGGATTACTCATAGACGAAAGCGGATGGGTGAAAAAAGGTGACAAAAGCATTGGTGTTGATCACCAGTATTGCGGGAACGTTGGGAAGACTGCAAACTCGCAGGTTGCAGTTTTTGGTTGCTTGTGCACGGACAAATATGCAGCGTTGGTCGACACGAGACTGTACCTTCCAAGGTCATGGTGTACTAACAACGCCAGGTGTGAAACTGCTGGCATCCCCAAAGAGGACAGGGTTTTCAAGACAAAACCGGAGCTGGCTACAGATATTGTGAAGCACCAACTGGAAATGGGTATCGAGTTCGATTACGTTGGGGGGGATGGACTTTATGGCAATGACCTTGCGTTTACCCGTTCGGTTGAGGATATGGGTTTGGTGTACATGCTTGACATTCATAGCGATCAAAAAATCCACCTTGAAAAACCAGAACTACATATTCCAGAGCGAAAGAGCAATCGTGGGCGCCCACCCAAAAGGCCGAAGGCAAGCACCCCATCGGTAAACGCTAACGAATATATAGAAACGCTTACAAACAAGGACTGGAAAAAGCTTGACATTCGTGATTCTGCCAAGGGAAAGCTGAAGGGATTGTTCCATTTTAAGACAGTTTACATTTGGGATAAGGTTCAGAACATTGTTGAGAAACGGTTGCTGGTCATTTCGAAAAGAAAGACAAAGCAGGGAGTAGAAATAAAATATTCGTTCACTAACGCAGAACTTGCTCAATACACGCATCAGGCGCTGGCATACATGCAGGCACAACGCTTTTTCATTGAGCATAGCTTCAAAGAGCAAAAACAGATAGTAGGCTTGGATCAGTTCCAAACCCGCAAATGGCTGTCATGGCATCACCAAGTAGCCCTCAACTTAATGGTGGGCAGCTTTATGCTGAAAGAAAAACTATTGAATCAAGACGAAGTCCCATTGTTGTCGGCAAGAGACATTATGGATTTTATGGTATACAAATTTTATCGTGAAATGACCGATGAACGGATGCTGGAAAAACTGCAGCAGCGACATGAAAAGCGACAGCGTGACATAGACCTC comes from the Saccharicrinis fermentans DSM 9555 = JCM 21142 genome and includes:
- a CDS encoding IS701 family transposase; the protein is MYLSEFQHHFKNRTKSNFDKATQYVEGLALSDLKNIERITETLNADYHKMQHFITESNWDARAVIDQIANQVDQSLPNQKLKGLLIDESGWVKKGDKSIGVDHQYCGNVGKTANSQVAVFGCLCTDKYAALVDTRLYLPRSWCTNNARCETAGIPKEDRVFKTKPELATDIVKHQLEMGIEFDYVGGDGLYGNDLAFTRSVEDMGLVYMLDIHSDQKIHLEKPELHIPERKSNRGRPPKRPKASTPSVNANEYIETLTNKDWKKLDIRDSAKGKLKGLFHFKTVYIWDKVQNIVEKRLLVISKRKTKQGVEIKYSFTNAELAQYTHQALAYMQAQRFFIEHSFKEQKQIVGLDQFQTRKWLSWHHQVALNLMVGSFMLKEKLLNQDEVPLLSARDIMDFMVYKFYREMTDERMLEKLQQRHEKRQRDIDLCYSKQ
- a CDS encoding transposase — translated: MITSKIGELAQKYWFEIPEHFPFVKLDEFVVMPNHIHGIIEIAKTNDERGNVTGRDDDGRDAKFCVSTPSPQPPSPQPPSPSRLSSPSSPKNKFGPQSQNLASIIRGYKIGVTKLAKMIDYNWGWQPRYYDHIIRDDISYQRIKNYIKNNPKKWNEDKFHT
- a CDS encoding peptidase associated/transthyretin-like domain-containing protein — protein: MNKKIIRKILGALSFTSVMFVFQACYGTPQDYGLDVRLEGKVKSAKTGLPIKGIQVSVNEEYQYTVTDDSGFYSFYVPFLDSLTVSFKDIDSLENGSYLPKDTILNAREEEMVLNISLNEE
- a CDS encoding TIGR04133 family radical SAM/SPASM protein; this translates as MFNALKNLTFSVYKKVETSLHELNYLFWECTTRCNLNCLHCGSDCSKNSQFQDMPLTDLLSALDTIDKPASKLLVVITGGEPLVRKDLEECGMAIRKKGFRWSIVSNGYLYTKERHVSLLNAGMGALTMSLDGLNNTHNWLRNNHKSFERVSNAIDLAQSATRLNFDIVTCVHKRNLNELPELMKFLISKGVKSWRLFTIIPIGRAVHNQELHLSNNEFVQLMEFIKSARRENALDVKFSCEGYVGKYENSVRDTPFFCRAGINIGSVLIDGSISACPNIDRSFTQGNIYKDNFSEVWENKFHKFRNRNWTKAGQCKNCKDYNKCQGNGLHNWHGDKENVLVCHNMKQIRGTDSCIGK
- a CDS encoding MepB family protein → MEIGKSEFKEKMDRNLNQIKMEIYDKCSLNISDFKAEPESKEYNACQFQLNGLNIRSRNAKITPKKIGQFVTFWKRNGNGLIEPFNENDRIDFYTVNVRNENEFGQFVFPKSVLIKQGIISTEKKEGKRGFRVYPKWDNVKNKQAERTQKWQLKYFYVISSSTDLQKVDDLYNRK
- a CDS encoding peroxiredoxin-like family protein — encoded protein: MKRLRDLTDAKIAFGRKKNPEFMKGVDEVIKEAKVFQKGKNAIKIGDKAPNFELPNPLGKPIELFKLLSVGPVVITFYRGSWCPYCNLQLRALQDKLKDIHQLGATLVAISPEVPDASMTKKEMDEMEFIVLSDQDAKVATQYGVAWTVPEFLLEHMRIDRNLDLTKINNGNSTVLPIPATFILGSDGLVKWNYVNVDYRTRSEPDEIIEALKNISK
- a CDS encoding metallophosphoesterase, with the protein product MKITISVFWGLAVFIAIVDLLGFWVWKREREEYSGKLYWWLGVVLLGAVPVLEMFIYLFFSLQIRSADVSQFYLWFMVVNIVFAMIYVPKVFFLFYYFVFLLSSRIIQTVKNKRYSKEQTTIRYPKISRNKFLSQLGIIFATAPFVSLLFGMHKGRFNFFTRHQHLNFPNLPSAFDGFKVIQISDIHLGSFASNYHKLEGIVDLINNERADVIFFTGDLVNNFYEETLGWEKVFGQLKAKYGKFSILGNHDYGDYSDWDNPKEKEKNFEGIISAHEKFGFRLLRDQSLALNIEGEEIVVTGVENWGHDPFPRYGDLKKAMKGTENYPFKVLLSHDPDHWDAEVIDQTDFDLMLAGHTHGMQFGIDWKGFKWSPAKYKFKRWDGLYQHKKQYLYVNRGLGFLGMPARIGMPPEITVIHLGKGANSSEPM
- the map gene encoding type I methionyl aminopeptidase — translated: MSITKESELIGMKKISEVVGTTLKLMREYAKVGMSTKELDEYGGEILESYGAKSAPYETYGFPGYSCISINKEAAHGIPSNKKILKEGDLINIDVSAELNGFWSDNGGSFVLGKDIHNHQPLVDASKNILRKAIDNIKGGVKISEIGYLIETEAKKSGFKVIKNLAGHGVGRSLHEEPENILNYRVKSNKERFKKNTTVAIETFISTNSTVAVELNDGWTLVGNKGGYVTQHEQTILVTDKYPVILTESNEIWN